The Phacochoerus africanus isolate WHEZ1 chromosome 3, ROS_Pafr_v1, whole genome shotgun sequence genome window below encodes:
- the CLDN23 gene encoding claudin-23, which translates to MRTPVVMTLGMVLAPCGLLLTLTSTLTPGWRLVKGFLDQPVDVVLYQGLWDMCREQSSRERQCGQPDELGYFAAEPVKVARGLMVTSLAVTALGLLLATLGVRCWQDEPHFALAGLSGVVLFAAGLLSLIPVSWYNHFLADRAVLPAQSSPVTVQVGYSLVLGYLGSCLLLLGGFSLALSFAPWCAERCRSCRKASPNSARRSSISTVYVDWLTPAIKYYSDGQHRPGPAQLGPTSRRKAGFPMPRPPPKAYSNQVDVLDGEKSPNSHLDGSSRSTRPCGSALPCDSDL; encoded by the coding sequence ATGCGGACGCCAGTGGTTATGACGCTGGGCATGGTGCTCGCGCCCTGCGGGCTGCTGCTCACCCTGACGAGCACGCTGACGCCAGGCTGGCGGCTGGTGAAGGGCTTTCTAGACCAGCCGGTGGACGTGGTGCTGTACCAGGGACTGTGGGACATGTGCCGCGAGCAGAGCAGCCGCGAACGCCAGTGCGGCCAGCCAGACGAATTGGGATACTTCGCGGCAGAGCCCGTGAAGGTGGCACGGGGACTCATGGTCACGTCGCTGGCCGTCACagccctggggctgctgctggcGACTCTCGGCGTGCGCTGCTGGCAGGACGAGCCCCACTTCGCGCTGGCTGGGCTTTCGGGCGTCGTGCTCTTCGCCGCGGGCCTCTTGAGCCTCATCCCAGTCTCTTGGTACAACCACTTCTTGGCAGATCGCGCCGTCCTGCCGGCTCAGTCCAGCCCGGTTACCGTGCAGGTCGGCTACAGCCTGGTGCTGGGCTACCTGGGCAGCTGCCTGCTGCTGCTGGGTGGCTTCTCACTGGCTCTCAGCTTCGCTCCTTGGTGCGCAGAGCGCTGTCGGAGCTGCCGCAAGGCCTCCCCCAACAGCGCGCGCCGCAGCAGCATTAGCACTGTTTATGTCGACTGGCTCACGCCAGCTATCAAGTACTACAGCGACGGCCAGCACCGGCCGGGGCCCGCCCAGCTCGGCCCTACCAGCCGGCGAAAGGCAGGCTTCCCGATGCCCCGGCCGCCGCCCAAGGCCTACAGCAACCAGGTGGACGTGCTCGACGGAGAGAAGTCTCCCAACTCCCACCTTGACGGGTCCTCCCGCAGCACCCGGCCCTGTGGCAGCGCGCTGCCTTGCGACTCTGACTTGTAG